A window of the Streptomyces finlayi genome harbors these coding sequences:
- a CDS encoding SWIM zinc finger family protein, with product MSPRPAARPASRSQTAPRSRPGPDDLRRTFEAVPARTREDEGPFADSWWGRAWVDALESLSMDEGRLSRGRTYADGGHVAAITVTPGRVIAYVHGSRPRPYRAELRLRTFSDADWDTFLDAVAARPGHLSALLGKEMPHSLVETAGETGIRLLPTAGDLDPDCSCPDHGWPCKHVAALCFQTARLLDTDPFVLLLMRGRGERELLDELARRNAEHSARERPAAPATPSVPAREAVADRFLPPLPAPLPVPPHPGQPPSYPDLPGARDPLSLDHLATDAAARAHALLTTGADPLAGLTTWQDAVRLAASRPTAGLTATTRALYRELAYATGRTTTDLARAVAAWRQGGAEGLAVLETPWDPPAGPFDRARPALAAADFPRFQPWRSHLTHPRGTLQLRFGHDGRWYGYESDPGEDDWWPRAVPDNDPVGVLSALLGG from the coding sequence ATGAGTCCCCGCCCAGCCGCCCGCCCCGCGTCCCGCTCGCAGACGGCGCCCCGCTCCCGTCCGGGCCCCGACGATCTGCGGCGCACCTTCGAAGCGGTTCCGGCCCGCACCCGGGAGGACGAGGGGCCGTTCGCGGACAGCTGGTGGGGCCGCGCCTGGGTGGACGCCCTGGAGTCCCTGTCGATGGATGAGGGACGGCTCTCCCGCGGACGCACGTACGCGGACGGCGGTCATGTCGCCGCGATCACCGTCACCCCCGGCCGGGTCATCGCCTACGTCCACGGCAGCCGCCCCCGCCCCTACCGTGCGGAGCTGCGCCTGCGCACGTTCTCCGACGCGGACTGGGACACCTTCCTCGACGCCGTCGCCGCCCGGCCGGGGCACCTCTCCGCGCTGCTCGGCAAGGAGATGCCGCACTCCCTGGTCGAGACGGCGGGGGAGACCGGAATCCGGCTGCTGCCGACCGCGGGCGATCTCGACCCGGACTGTTCCTGCCCCGACCACGGCTGGCCCTGCAAGCACGTGGCGGCGCTCTGTTTCCAGACGGCACGGCTCCTCGACACGGATCCGTTCGTCCTCCTGCTGATGCGCGGCAGAGGAGAGCGGGAACTCCTCGACGAGCTGGCCCGTCGCAACGCGGAACACTCCGCCCGCGAACGGCCCGCCGCGCCGGCGACCCCCTCGGTCCCGGCCCGTGAGGCCGTGGCCGACCGCTTCCTGCCCCCGCTGCCGGCGCCCCTGCCGGTTCCGCCGCATCCCGGCCAGCCCCCCTCGTACCCCGACCTGCCCGGCGCGCGCGACCCGCTGTCCCTGGACCACCTCGCCACGGACGCGGCGGCCCGCGCCCATGCGCTGCTCACCACGGGCGCCGACCCTCTCGCGGGTCTCACCACCTGGCAGGACGCCGTGCGCCTCGCCGCGTCACGCCCCACCGCCGGACTGACCGCCACCACCCGGGCCCTCTACCGCGAGCTGGCGTACGCGACCGGCCGCACCACCACCGACCTCGCACGCGCCGTGGCTGCCTGGCGGCAGGGCGGCGCCGAGGGACTGGCCGTTCTGGAGACTCCCTGGGACCCTCCGGCCGGTCCCTTCGACCGGGCCCGCCCCGCCCTCGCGGCGGCGGACTTCCCGCGCTTCCAGCCGTGGCGCAGCCACCTCACGCACCCGCGGGGGACCCTCCAGCTCCGCTTCGGCCACGACGGCCGCTGGTACGGCTACGAGTCGGACCCGGGCGAGGACGACTGGTGGCCCCGCGCCGTCCCGGACAACGACCCCGTGGGTGTGCTCAGCGCACTGCTCGGCGGCTGA
- a CDS encoding pyridoxal phosphate-dependent aminotransferase: protein MEFRQSSKLNEVCYEIRGPVIEHANALEEAGHSVLRLNTGNPALFGFEAPEEIVQDMIRMLPQAHGYTDSRGILSARRAVAQRYQAMGLTEVGVDDIYLGNGVSELISMAVQALLEDGDEVLIPSPDFPLWTAVTTLAGGKAVHYVCDEGADWNPDLVDMAAKITDRTRAVVIINPNNPTGAVYPREILEGILDLARRHGLMVFADEIYDQILYDDAEHHSVAVLAPDLVCLTFSGLSKTYRVAGFRSGWMVVSGPRQHARNYLEGLNTLASMRLCPNAPAQYAIQAALGGRQSIRELVAPGGRLYEQRDRAWEKLNEIPGVSCVKPKGALYAFPRIDPKVHPLVDDEKFVLDLLLREKIQVVQGTGFSWPRPDHFRILTLPHVDDLDAAISRIGRFLSGYRQ from the coding sequence ATGGAGTTCCGGCAGTCCAGCAAGCTCAACGAGGTCTGTTACGAGATCCGGGGCCCGGTCATCGAGCACGCGAACGCCCTGGAGGAGGCGGGGCACAGCGTGCTCCGGCTGAACACGGGCAATCCGGCGCTCTTCGGCTTCGAGGCTCCCGAGGAGATCGTCCAGGACATGATCCGGATGCTCCCGCAGGCACACGGCTACACGGATTCACGCGGCATCCTGTCGGCGCGGCGCGCTGTGGCACAGCGCTACCAGGCGATGGGGCTGACCGAGGTCGGCGTCGACGACATCTACCTCGGCAACGGCGTCTCCGAGCTGATCTCCATGGCCGTGCAGGCGCTCCTGGAGGACGGCGACGAGGTGCTGATCCCGAGCCCGGACTTCCCTCTGTGGACAGCGGTGACCACGCTCGCGGGCGGCAAGGCCGTGCACTACGTCTGCGACGAGGGCGCGGACTGGAATCCGGACCTCGTCGATATGGCGGCGAAGATCACGGACCGCACCAGGGCCGTCGTGATCATCAACCCGAACAACCCGACCGGCGCCGTCTATCCGCGCGAGATCCTGGAAGGGATTCTCGACCTGGCCCGCAGGCACGGACTGATGGTGTTCGCCGACGAGATCTACGACCAGATCCTCTACGACGACGCCGAGCACCACAGTGTGGCGGTCCTCGCCCCCGACCTGGTCTGCCTCACGTTCAGCGGACTGTCGAAGACGTACCGGGTGGCGGGATTCCGCTCGGGCTGGATGGTGGTCTCGGGACCTCGGCAGCACGCCCGCAACTATCTGGAGGGGCTGAACACCCTGGCGTCGATGCGACTGTGCCCCAACGCACCCGCGCAGTACGCCATCCAGGCCGCGCTCGGCGGCCGGCAGTCGATCAGGGAACTCGTCGCCCCGGGCGGGCGGCTGTACGAGCAGCGCGACCGGGCCTGGGAGAAGCTGAACGAGATTCCGGGGGTGTCGTGCGTCAAGCCGAAGGGCGCGCTCTACGCGTTCCCCCGCATCGACCCGAAGGTCCACCCCCTGGTCGACGACGAGAAGTTCGTCCTCGACCTGCTGCTGCGGGAGAAGATCCAGGTGGTGCAGGGCACCGGCTTCAGCTGGCCGCGCCCGGACCACTTCCGCATTCTGACCCTCCCGCACGTCGACGACCTCGACGCGGCGATCAGCCGTATCGGCCGCTTCCTGAGCGGCTACCGCCAGTGA
- a CDS encoding winged helix-turn-helix transcriptional regulator yields MPRQQQPAVRPVRRRSYDQFCATARALDSVGDRWTLLIVRELLGGPRRYTDLHADLPGVSTDVLASRLRDMEQNGLAVRRRLPPPAPASVYELTERGQGLLPVLTALAGWGAHALDERRPTDAVRAHWFALPLLRALDGLTHAGVVEVSLDEGEFHVRTGGGAPAAEVYGFGPAGRPDARIELDAALCLALGRGEVSLAEAVDDGRITVSGDTPLAAEIRGE; encoded by the coding sequence ATGCCACGTCAGCAACAGCCGGCCGTCCGGCCGGTCCGCCGCCGGAGTTACGACCAGTTCTGCGCCACCGCCCGCGCCCTCGACTCCGTCGGTGACCGGTGGACGCTGCTGATCGTCCGCGAACTCCTGGGCGGCCCACGCCGGTACACGGATCTGCACGCCGATCTGCCGGGTGTCAGCACGGACGTCCTCGCCTCCCGGCTCAGGGACATGGAGCAGAACGGCCTGGCCGTGCGCCGACGGCTGCCGCCGCCGGCGCCGGCTTCGGTGTACGAGCTGACCGAACGCGGTCAGGGGCTGCTGCCGGTCCTGACGGCCCTCGCGGGGTGGGGAGCGCACGCGCTGGACGAGCGCCGGCCGACCGACGCGGTGCGCGCGCACTGGTTCGCGCTGCCGCTGCTGCGCGCCCTGGACGGCCTGACGCATGCGGGCGTGGTCGAAGTATCCCTGGACGAGGGCGAGTTCCATGTACGGACCGGTGGGGGCGCACCGGCGGCGGAGGTGTACGGCTTCGGCCCGGCCGGACGCCCGGACGCCCGTATCGAACTCGACGCCGCGCTGTGCCTGGCGCTGGGGCGCGGCGAAGTGAGCCTCGCCGAGGCGGTCGATGACGGACGGATCACCGTGTCCGGCGACACCCCGCTCGCCGCCGAAATCCGTGGTGAATGA
- a CDS encoding cupin domain-containing protein produces MGQRGGVHRAVLVAACVVALGFVPTAATATPGSGVTGTVVAKGTSVGKLKVASPKGRADVTFRMITIEPGGSTGWHTHAGQLIAVVKSGTLTRTLSDCSVEVTPAGTSFIEPSGAGHRHIGHNAGTEPVVLWVTYLLPEGHPLSDDAEAVDCG; encoded by the coding sequence ATGGGGCAGCGTGGAGGCGTACACAGGGCTGTGCTCGTCGCGGCGTGCGTGGTGGCGCTCGGCTTCGTGCCGACGGCCGCGACCGCGACACCGGGCAGCGGGGTGACCGGCACGGTCGTCGCCAAGGGCACGTCGGTGGGCAAGCTGAAGGTGGCGAGCCCCAAGGGGCGCGCGGATGTGACCTTCCGGATGATCACCATCGAGCCGGGCGGCTCGACGGGCTGGCACACCCATGCCGGTCAGCTCATCGCCGTCGTGAAGTCGGGGACACTGACCCGTACGCTCAGCGACTGCTCGGTCGAGGTGACACCCGCGGGCACCTCGTTCATCGAGCCGTCCGGAGCCGGACACCGGCACATCGGGCACAACGCCGGAACCGAACCGGTGGTGCTGTGGGTGACCTATCTGCTTCCCGAAGGCCACCCGCTCTCCGACGACGCCGAGGCGGTCGACTGCGGGTGA
- a CDS encoding uridine kinase — translation MRLEPITWDRLAEALAVHADALEPADGGPWLKVAVDGAPAARTGELAERIAEALRGRGRSVLTVPTSGFLRPASLRYEHGKEDPDSYADGWFDTGALWREVFAPLETGGSGRVLPDFWDPVKDRATRSPYRHLPEGGVLVVDGPFLLGHWFPLDLSVHVRLSPGALRRRTGESERWALPAFARYEDEVSPAERADVVVRADNEFHPAWSGLDTA, via the coding sequence GTGCGACTCGAACCGATCACCTGGGACCGGCTGGCCGAAGCCCTCGCCGTCCACGCCGACGCGCTGGAACCCGCCGACGGCGGGCCCTGGCTGAAGGTCGCCGTCGACGGCGCCCCCGCCGCCCGCACCGGCGAACTCGCCGAACGGATCGCGGAGGCACTGAGAGGGCGGGGGCGTTCGGTACTGACCGTCCCCACGAGCGGATTCCTGCGCCCCGCCAGCCTTCGGTACGAGCACGGCAAGGAGGACCCCGACTCGTACGCCGACGGCTGGTTCGACACCGGAGCACTGTGGCGCGAGGTGTTCGCGCCGCTGGAGACGGGTGGCAGCGGGCGGGTGCTGCCCGACTTCTGGGATCCGGTGAAGGACCGGGCCACCAGGAGCCCGTACCGGCACCTGCCGGAGGGCGGGGTGCTCGTCGTGGACGGCCCGTTCCTCCTGGGGCACTGGTTCCCGCTCGACCTGAGCGTCCATGTGCGGCTCTCGCCCGGTGCGCTGCGCCGCCGCACCGGGGAGAGCGAACGGTGGGCGCTGCCCGCGTTCGCGCGGTACGAGGACGAGGTGTCGCCCGCCGAGCGCGCGGACGTGGTGGTGCGGGCCGACAACGAGTTCCACCCCGCCTGGTCAGGGCTGGACACCGCCTAG
- a CDS encoding carbohydrate kinase family protein, with translation MSEGGSSGGGGSAGGGGLLVVGDVVTDVVVRHGPPPVRGTDTAARISTLPGGAGANVACWAARSGCRDVRLLARAGADSAAWHQEILHRAGVRAALTVDQEVPTATVVALVDGSAERTFLTDSGAVLRLCPADWSPSLLDGVAHLHLSGYLLFAPTSRATALLALREARRRGVPVSVDPASAGFLKGLGVDRFLATVEGVDLLLPNADEACLLTGLPEPADAAAKLSRHVPLVAVTLGDRGALLAAGGTVTARVAAVPVREPVDSTGAGDAFTGGFLAARLAGADATEAAAAACRAGAEAVTAVGGRPARAARPAGG, from the coding sequence GTGAGCGAAGGCGGCTCATCCGGCGGGGGCGGCTCGGCCGGCGGGGGCGGGCTGCTCGTCGTCGGGGACGTGGTCACGGATGTGGTGGTGCGGCACGGTCCGCCGCCGGTCCGGGGTACGGACACGGCGGCACGGATCAGCACGCTGCCCGGCGGAGCCGGGGCCAACGTGGCGTGCTGGGCTGCGCGTTCGGGCTGCCGTGACGTGCGCCTGCTGGCGCGGGCCGGTGCGGATTCCGCGGCCTGGCACCAGGAGATCCTGCACCGCGCCGGAGTCCGGGCCGCGCTGACCGTGGACCAGGAGGTGCCGACCGCCACCGTGGTCGCGCTCGTCGACGGCAGCGCCGAACGCACGTTCCTCACCGACAGCGGCGCGGTACTGCGACTGTGCCCCGCCGACTGGTCGCCGTCACTGCTCGACGGCGTCGCCCACCTCCACCTCTCCGGCTATCTCCTCTTCGCCCCGACGAGCCGGGCCACGGCGCTGCTCGCGCTGCGGGAGGCGCGGCGGCGGGGCGTCCCGGTGAGCGTGGACCCGGCGTCGGCGGGGTTTCTCAAAGGACTCGGAGTCGACCGGTTCCTGGCCACCGTCGAAGGGGTGGACCTGCTGCTGCCGAACGCGGACGAGGCGTGCCTGCTGACCGGCCTGCCGGAACCGGCCGACGCGGCGGCGAAGCTGAGCCGCCACGTCCCCCTGGTCGCGGTCACACTCGGCGACCGGGGCGCCCTGCTGGCCGCCGGGGGAACGGTGACCGCACGGGTCGCCGCCGTACCGGTACGGGAGCCGGTCGACTCGACGGGTGCGGGCGACGCCTTCACCGGTGGCTTCCTCGCCGCGCGCCTCGCCGGGGCTGACGCCACGGAGGCCGCCGCGGCGGCCTGCCGGGCGGGAGCCGAAGCCGTCACGGCGGTCGGAGGACGCCCGGCCCGAGCCGCTCGCCCGGCGGGAGGCTAG
- a CDS encoding pseudouridine-5'-phosphate glycosidase, protein MPPNAPEHTPEDGARRYDPAFSAEVGDALADHRPVVALESTIIAHGLPRPRNLRVALELEELVRSAGAVPATIAVLDGRAHVGLDKTQLERVAGDPAMRKLGHRDLAPALATGASGATTVSATAFLAARAGVRVFATGGLGGVHREWTETQDESADLRLLARTAITVVCAGVKSILDVPATLQRLETLGVGVLGFGTAHFPGFYLSSSGEPVDWTVHTPGEVAEVMRAGDVLGGPEAALIVANPVPEKDQLDPAVHDRVLADALAACRERGIVGQAVTPFLLDHLMRYTEGASLEANLAAVRGNVVLAARIAAAAAR, encoded by the coding sequence ATGCCACCCAACGCACCGGAACACACACCCGAGGACGGCGCCCGACGGTACGATCCGGCGTTCTCCGCCGAGGTGGGCGACGCTCTCGCCGACCACCGCCCTGTCGTCGCCCTGGAGTCGACGATCATCGCGCACGGTCTGCCGCGCCCCCGCAATCTCCGGGTCGCCCTCGAACTGGAGGAGCTCGTACGCTCCGCAGGGGCCGTCCCCGCCACGATCGCCGTACTGGACGGCCGGGCCCATGTGGGCCTGGACAAGACACAGTTGGAACGGGTCGCAGGTGACCCGGCGATGCGGAAACTGGGTCACCGGGACCTCGCCCCCGCGCTGGCGACGGGTGCCAGCGGGGCGACGACGGTGTCCGCCACGGCGTTCCTCGCCGCCCGTGCCGGAGTGCGGGTGTTCGCGACCGGGGGGCTCGGCGGCGTACACCGGGAGTGGACCGAGACGCAGGACGAGTCCGCGGACCTGCGTCTGCTCGCCCGTACGGCCATCACCGTGGTGTGCGCGGGGGTGAAGTCGATCCTGGACGTTCCGGCCACCCTCCAGCGTCTGGAGACGCTCGGGGTCGGCGTGCTCGGTTTCGGCACCGCGCACTTTCCCGGCTTTTACCTCAGCAGTTCGGGCGAGCCCGTCGACTGGACGGTGCACACCCCCGGGGAAGTGGCGGAGGTGATGCGGGCGGGGGATGTGCTCGGCGGGCCGGAGGCGGCGCTGATCGTCGCCAACCCCGTACCGGAGAAGGACCAGTTGGATCCTGCCGTCCACGACCGGGTGCTGGCCGACGCGCTCGCCGCGTGCCGGGAGCGCGGCATCGTGGGGCAGGCCGTGACGCCGTTCCTGCTCGACCATCTGATGCGGTACACCGAGGGGGCCTCCCTGGAGGCCAATCTGGCGGCGGTACGCGGGAACGTGGTTCTGGCCGCCCGTATCGCGGCGGCGGCGGCCCGGTGA
- a CDS encoding cupin domain-containing protein, which yields MTTLDQAPASFAVHIPDAELEPDPLDPAQVVSGDPVVSGKVLWESADGKQVRGIWQITPGVVTDTEADELFVVVSGRATVALEGGETLEIGPGDACVLREGDRTTWTVHETLRKAYHISL from the coding sequence ATGACGACACTTGATCAGGCTCCGGCCTCCTTCGCCGTACACATCCCGGACGCGGAACTCGAACCCGACCCCCTCGACCCGGCACAGGTGGTCTCGGGTGACCCGGTGGTGAGCGGCAAGGTGCTCTGGGAGTCCGCCGACGGGAAGCAGGTCCGCGGAATCTGGCAGATCACGCCCGGTGTCGTCACCGACACCGAGGCCGACGAACTGTTCGTGGTGGTGAGCGGGCGGGCGACCGTCGCGTTGGAGGGCGGCGAGACGCTGGAGATCGGGCCCGGGGACGCCTGTGTGCTGCGGGAGGGCGACCGTACGACCTGGACCGTCCACGAGACGCTGCGCAAGGCGTACCACATCAGCCTCTGA
- a CDS encoding MFS transporter codes for MKKALSSSPVTVADLPALQRRTSAVLIVSQILGGLGVPIGIALAPVLATEVSGSEALSGLAPTASVAGTALLSLPLAALMTSRGRRPGLVLAYLIGALGASLVVLATVVDNFPLLLLGMAGFGAGSSANLQARFAAADLAEPDRRGRAISTVIWATTIGSVLGPNIAAPAGRAFRGTAIPETAGPFVWAAAILLLTGLVVAVLLRPDPLLTARALAPSGTQTAANRSLRAGVTAVRASPMARLALVTVAVSHTAMVSIMVMTPVHLGRHGADIQLIGLVISGHIAGMYAFSPVMGWLADRFGRLSVIGLAAGLLSCAALLAGTAGPSHGRTAAGLFVLGLGWSAGLVAGSALLTDSVPQPARAAVQGLSDLTMNTAAGIGGVVAGVIVSQLGYGWLNLVGACLLLPMAALVLRRVLTGPAAVPDGASDVPAGASVSAALPDAPLKS; via the coding sequence GTGAAGAAGGCTCTCTCCTCATCTCCGGTCACGGTTGCCGATCTGCCTGCCCTGCAGCGCCGGACGTCCGCCGTTCTCATCGTCAGTCAGATACTCGGCGGCCTCGGCGTGCCCATCGGCATCGCCCTGGCTCCGGTCCTCGCGACGGAGGTGAGCGGTTCCGAGGCCCTTTCCGGTCTCGCGCCGACCGCCTCGGTGGCCGGCACGGCGCTGCTGTCGCTGCCCCTGGCCGCGCTGATGACCTCCCGGGGCCGCCGCCCGGGCCTCGTGCTCGCCTACCTGATCGGTGCGCTCGGCGCGAGTCTCGTCGTCCTCGCCACCGTCGTGGACAACTTTCCGCTGCTGCTGCTCGGAATGGCCGGTTTCGGGGCCGGTTCGTCGGCCAACCTCCAGGCCCGGTTCGCCGCCGCCGACCTCGCGGAGCCGGACCGGCGCGGCCGGGCGATCTCCACCGTCATCTGGGCCACCACGATCGGCTCGGTCCTGGGGCCCAACATCGCGGCGCCCGCGGGCCGGGCCTTCCGCGGCACCGCCATCCCCGAGACGGCGGGCCCCTTCGTGTGGGCGGCAGCCATCCTCCTGCTCACCGGTCTCGTCGTCGCGGTGCTGCTGCGGCCCGACCCACTGCTCACCGCCAGGGCGCTGGCCCCCTCCGGCACCCAGACCGCGGCGAACCGCTCGCTGCGCGCCGGCGTCACCGCGGTGCGCGCCTCTCCGATGGCCCGGCTCGCGCTGGTGACGGTGGCCGTGTCCCACACCGCCATGGTCTCGATCATGGTGATGACCCCGGTCCACCTCGGCCGGCACGGGGCGGACATCCAGCTGATCGGGCTGGTGATCAGCGGACACATCGCGGGCATGTACGCCTTCTCGCCCGTGATGGGCTGGCTGGCCGACCGGTTCGGCCGGCTCTCCGTCATCGGCCTCGCGGCCGGTCTCCTGTCGTGTGCCGCTCTGCTGGCCGGCACCGCGGGTCCCAGCCACGGCCGGACGGCGGCCGGTCTGTTCGTGCTGGGGCTCGGCTGGTCGGCCGGGCTGGTGGCCGGTTCCGCGCTGCTCACCGACTCCGTACCGCAGCCGGCCCGGGCCGCCGTCCAGGGCCTGTCGGACCTGACCATGAACACGGCGGCGGGCATCGGCGGCGTGGTCGCCGGGGTGATCGTCTCCCAGTTGGGTTACGGCTGGCTGAACCTGGTCGGCGCCTGTCTGCTGCTGCCGATGGCCGCGCTTGTCCTGCGGCGGGTGCTCACCGGGCCGGCCGCCGTCCCGGACGGGGCTTCGGACGTACCGGCCGGCGCGTCCGTCTCCGCAGCTCTCCCGGACGCACCCCTCAAGTCCTGA
- a CDS encoding methylated-DNA--[protein]-cysteine S-methyltransferase, giving the protein MRSTEQDVQWSAVASDIGPLLLVATGTGLVSVIFHARPAVRKKALEQLGARLGSAPVQAPPGSARLAAPIRQFAAYFTGELRAFTLDLDWSLTSGFNREVLRELACGVPYGTVVGYGDLARRVGQPGAAQAVGAAMGSNPLPVVVPCHRVVESDGGLGGFGGGLETKRRLLALEGVLPQPLF; this is encoded by the coding sequence ATGAGGAGCACCGAGCAGGATGTGCAGTGGTCCGCTGTCGCGAGCGACATCGGACCACTGCTGCTTGTCGCGACCGGCACCGGGCTGGTGAGCGTGATCTTCCACGCCCGTCCCGCGGTGCGGAAGAAGGCGCTCGAACAGCTGGGTGCACGGCTCGGCTCGGCCCCCGTTCAGGCTCCTCCCGGTTCCGCGAGACTGGCCGCGCCCATACGCCAGTTCGCGGCGTACTTCACGGGTGAGCTGCGCGCGTTCACGCTGGACCTGGACTGGTCGCTGACGTCCGGCTTCAACCGTGAGGTGCTGCGGGAGCTCGCCTGCGGTGTGCCGTACGGGACCGTCGTCGGTTACGGGGATCTGGCGAGACGGGTGGGTCAGCCAGGGGCGGCTCAGGCCGTGGGGGCCGCCATGGGGTCCAACCCGCTGCCCGTGGTGGTGCCGTGCCACCGGGTCGTGGAGAGCGACGGCGGTCTGGGGGGATTCGGCGGAGGGCTGGAGACCAAGCGGCGGCTGCTCGCGCTCGAAGGAGTCCTGCCCCAGCCGTTGTTCTAG
- a CDS encoding glycerophosphodiester phosphodiesterase: MSVRTVTVATTVAALLGGSAMLLTASQTQAAGTQATGTQATGTQAARTHDAPVVFAHRGASAYAPENTLAAIDAADDLGIDWVENDVQRTRDGVLVVMHDTNLKRTTDAEQVFPGRAPWAVKDFTAAEIAQLDAGSWFGERFAGARVPTLEQYVRRVERNDQKLLLEIKAPETYPGIEKDTLAVLRDEGWLNWRHVQHKLIIQSFGAASVKRVHAQRPDVITGFLGTPPVGDLPSYAEFTDQINPNHGTLSLGYVSAVQALKGAHGKPLRVNTWTVNDAATAAKVAGYGVDGIITNYPDVVRDATR, translated from the coding sequence GTGTCCGTACGCACCGTAACCGTCGCGACGACTGTCGCCGCTCTGCTCGGCGGCAGTGCCATGCTGCTGACCGCTTCCCAGACGCAGGCCGCCGGGACGCAGGCCACCGGAACGCAGGCCACCGGAACGCAGGCAGCCCGGACGCACGACGCCCCGGTCGTCTTCGCGCACCGGGGCGCCTCGGCGTACGCCCCGGAGAACACCCTGGCCGCCATCGACGCGGCGGACGACCTGGGCATCGACTGGGTCGAGAACGATGTGCAGCGCACCCGTGACGGTGTCCTGGTCGTCATGCACGACACGAACCTCAAGCGGACCACCGATGCCGAGCAGGTCTTCCCCGGCCGCGCGCCCTGGGCCGTCAAGGACTTCACGGCCGCCGAGATCGCGCAGCTCGACGCCGGCAGCTGGTTCGGGGAGCGGTTCGCGGGCGCCCGGGTCCCGACGCTCGAGCAGTACGTGCGCCGGGTGGAACGCAACGACCAGAAGCTGCTCCTGGAGATCAAGGCTCCGGAGACCTACCCCGGCATCGAGAAGGACACCCTTGCGGTCCTGCGCGACGAGGGCTGGCTCAACTGGCGGCACGTCCAGCACAAGCTGATCATCCAGAGCTTCGGCGCGGCGAGCGTGAAGCGGGTCCACGCGCAGCGCCCCGACGTCATCACCGGTTTCCTCGGCACGCCCCCCGTGGGTGATCTGCCGTCGTACGCGGAGTTCACCGACCAGATCAATCCCAACCACGGCACGCTCAGCCTGGGGTACGTGTCCGCCGTCCAGGCGCTGAAGGGCGCGCACGGCAAGCCGCTCCGGGTGAACACCTGGACGGTCAACGACGCGGCGACCGCTGCCAAGGTCGCCGGATACGGCGTTGACGGCATCATCACCAACTACCCCGACGTCGTGCGGGACGCCACCCGCTGA
- a CDS encoding MHYT domain-containing protein: protein MQGTIDGFSYGLVTPGVAFLMACLGGALGLRCTTRSLRSERSFKAGWLALGATSIGSGIWTMHFVAMMGFTVREAPVGYDKTLTFASLALAIVMVGIGIFIVGYRGATRMALITGGIIMGLGIASMHYLGMAGMRLQGRFEYDTVTVALSVVIAVVAATTALWAAVSIHGFLPSLGASAVMGVAVSGMHYTGMAALSVHLHPAAGAGAGSGGDAPAALLVPMLAGPFSFLLVAGVIVMFDPLVVMGTPDRDTYARVRAAHRTGRGSAIPAQRGHAPHRASAGRGFRPPRNR, encoded by the coding sequence ATGCAGGGCACAATTGACGGATTCAGCTACGGCCTCGTGACCCCGGGCGTCGCTTTCCTCATGGCCTGCCTCGGAGGCGCCCTGGGGCTGCGCTGCACGACCCGGTCATTGCGCAGCGAGCGTTCCTTCAAGGCCGGCTGGCTGGCGCTGGGGGCCACCTCCATAGGCTCCGGCATATGGACGATGCACTTCGTCGCGATGATGGGCTTCACGGTCAGGGAAGCACCGGTCGGCTACGACAAGACCCTCACCTTCGCCAGCCTGGCCCTGGCGATCGTCATGGTCGGTATCGGCATCTTCATTGTGGGTTACCGCGGAGCGACCCGCATGGCACTGATCACCGGCGGCATCATCATGGGCCTCGGTATCGCGTCCATGCACTACCTCGGCATGGCCGGCATGCGGCTCCAGGGGCGGTTCGAGTACGACACGGTCACGGTGGCCCTCTCGGTCGTCATCGCCGTCGTGGCGGCGACCACGGCGCTCTGGGCGGCCGTGTCCATCCACGGCTTCCTGCCCAGCCTCGGCGCGAGCGCGGTGATGGGCGTCGCGGTGAGCGGCATGCACTACACCGGCATGGCCGCGCTCAGCGTGCATCTCCACCCGGCAGCCGGAGCCGGGGCGGGCTCCGGCGGCGACGCCCCCGCCGCGCTGCTCGTGCCGATGCTGGCCGGCCCCTTCTCCTTCCTGCTGGTCGCCGGGGTGATCGTGATGTTCGACCCCCTGGTGGTCATGGGCACTCCGGACCGTGACACCTACGCGCGGGTGCGCGCCGCCCACCGGACGGGCCGGGGCTCCGCCATCCCCGCCCAGCGCGGGCACGCACCGCACCGGGCATCCGCGGGACGGGGCTTCCGGCCGCCACGGAACCGGTGA